The following are encoded together in the Kribbella sp. CA-293567 genome:
- a CDS encoding SprT-like domain-containing protein, with protein sequence MTAKHNTREEWLTAAIAAVAPLFVANGHQLPAVRVSVGFPGGRGNKTSVIGQCWQPAASADGIGQIFVSPILGDAPTVLSTLVHELVHAVNHANGDSGHGKEFSAIAKPLGLVGKMTATTAGETLAANLAATSTLLGDYPHAALTPALSGVKKQGTRMLKVTCPEDGYQLRTTAKWLAVGVPTCPCGTEMEAEVPSE encoded by the coding sequence ATGACCGCCAAGCACAACACCCGCGAAGAGTGGCTCACCGCCGCAATCGCCGCCGTCGCCCCGCTCTTCGTTGCCAACGGCCACCAGCTCCCCGCGGTCCGCGTCTCGGTCGGCTTCCCCGGCGGCCGGGGTAACAAGACCTCCGTCATCGGGCAGTGCTGGCAGCCCGCCGCCTCGGCGGACGGCATCGGACAAATCTTCGTCTCCCCCATCCTCGGCGACGCGCCGACCGTCCTCTCCACGTTGGTTCACGAGTTGGTTCACGCCGTCAACCACGCGAACGGCGACAGCGGCCACGGCAAAGAGTTCTCCGCGATCGCCAAGCCGCTCGGCCTCGTCGGCAAGATGACCGCCACCACGGCAGGCGAGACCCTCGCCGCCAACCTCGCCGCCACCTCCACCCTCCTCGGCGACTACCCGCACGCCGCCCTCACCCCCGCCCTCTCCGGCGTGAAAAAGCAGGGGACGCGGATGCTCAAGGTGACTTGCCCGGAGGACGGCTACCAGCTCCGCACAACCGCCAAGTGGTTGGCCGTCGGCGTCCCGACCTGCCCCTGTGGAACCGAGATGGAGGCCGAGGTCCCCTCCGAATGA
- a CDS encoding helix-turn-helix domain-containing protein, which translates to MDASFGAALRSVRVAHGLSLAKLARRIPYSASFVGHVETGLRQPTPEFARCVDEALQASGLFVELARIGAADTVYRRTLIRALGTLSGVGVVAPAAVAESVRRSLDTAAGLQPDCDWDGIVADYGRGFMTEPLRRLAQRAVGDLMVVSTAPEAHGRHGVRIAMVYGSSVASLGDSAAARRWYGTAVALADHTGDADLRAWSRARLAYRIFYEGGTDDEVLKATELAIARAKPSPALVEAHAARAHVHAHRADKKATKQALGRAYAALDAAGGQDDVSIFSMPSWRLAIAASWAHTALGEIEQAEAAQAEARHLPEAAKRWHAQVKMHRAWGKVQRDSIDTGAEEALHLLTAEPSTVIRGLAQRVHAAVPERERARPAVRELAHAITRR; encoded by the coding sequence ATGGACGCGAGTTTCGGCGCCGCACTGAGATCGGTCAGGGTGGCCCACGGCCTCAGCCTGGCTAAGCTGGCAAGGCGCATCCCGTACTCAGCGAGCTTCGTCGGTCACGTCGAAACCGGGCTACGACAGCCGACACCGGAGTTCGCGCGTTGCGTAGACGAGGCCCTCCAAGCCTCCGGCCTATTCGTGGAACTCGCCCGGATTGGAGCTGCCGACACCGTGTACCGCCGCACACTCATTCGAGCACTCGGAACCCTGTCCGGCGTGGGCGTCGTCGCCCCTGCCGCTGTCGCGGAGAGCGTCCGCCGCTCGCTCGATACCGCCGCCGGCCTTCAGCCAGATTGCGACTGGGACGGCATCGTCGCGGACTACGGCCGAGGTTTCATGACCGAGCCGCTCCGGCGGCTGGCTCAGCGCGCCGTCGGGGACCTCATGGTCGTCTCTACCGCCCCGGAGGCCCATGGTCGCCACGGCGTCCGTATCGCCATGGTCTACGGATCGTCGGTGGCGAGCCTCGGCGACTCGGCAGCCGCGCGCCGTTGGTATGGGACCGCGGTGGCGCTCGCGGACCACACCGGGGACGCCGACCTCCGAGCGTGGAGCCGCGCCCGCCTCGCCTACCGGATCTTCTACGAGGGCGGGACGGATGACGAGGTCCTGAAGGCCACCGAGCTAGCCATAGCCCGCGCCAAGCCGTCTCCGGCGCTCGTTGAGGCACACGCCGCAAGGGCGCATGTCCACGCCCACCGAGCGGACAAGAAGGCGACCAAGCAGGCGCTAGGCCGCGCGTACGCCGCCCTGGACGCGGCCGGCGGGCAGGATGACGTGTCGATCTTCTCTATGCCCTCGTGGCGACTCGCCATCGCGGCGAGCTGGGCGCACACCGCCCTAGGCGAGATCGAACAGGCCGAGGCCGCTCAGGCCGAAGCCCGGCACCTCCCGGAGGCCGCGAAGCGCTGGCACGCGCAGGTCAAGATGCATCGCGCATGGGGCAAGGTCCAGCGCGACAGCATCGACACCGGCGCCGAAGAGGCCCTCCACCTCCTCACCGCCGAACCGAGCACCGTGATTCGCGGCCTAGCCCAGAGGGTCCACGCCGCGGTTCCGGAGCGGGAGCGCGCCCGCCCCGCTGTCCGCGAGCTTGCGCACGCCATCACCCGCCGATGA
- a CDS encoding CpaF family protein — protein sequence MTADRLAPRRSGWSDAVELIDAQVRDLVRREGIDPLRNPGAVNAIVATVVKEYDERSLTGIVPPIGDVEAVRREVHDRVAGFGPLQRYLDDPAVEEIWINEPSRVFIARDGRHELTTTVLTEEEVSDLVERMLKTTGRRIDVSQPFTDARLPDGSRVHIVLGGITQRYAAINIRKFTVRATRLADLVGLGSLTQHAAAVLDASVACGLNILVSGGTQAGKTTMLNALSGSIPGSERVISCEEVFEIKLPIPDWVSMQTRQAGLEGTGEVRLRDLVKESLRMRPSRIIVGEVRGEECLDLLLALNSGLPELS from the coding sequence ATGACAGCCGACAGACTTGCCCCGCGCCGGTCCGGCTGGAGCGACGCGGTCGAGTTGATCGACGCCCAGGTCCGCGACCTGGTCCGGCGCGAGGGCATCGACCCGCTGCGCAATCCCGGCGCGGTGAACGCGATCGTCGCCACGGTCGTCAAGGAGTACGACGAGCGCAGCCTGACCGGGATCGTGCCGCCGATCGGCGACGTGGAGGCGGTCAGACGCGAGGTGCACGACCGGGTGGCGGGCTTCGGCCCCCTGCAGCGCTACCTGGACGACCCCGCGGTGGAGGAGATCTGGATCAACGAGCCGAGCCGGGTCTTCATCGCCCGCGACGGGCGCCACGAGCTGACCACCACGGTGCTGACCGAGGAGGAGGTCAGCGACCTGGTCGAGCGGATGCTGAAGACGACCGGCCGGCGGATCGACGTCTCCCAGCCCTTCACCGACGCGCGGCTGCCCGACGGCAGCCGGGTGCACATCGTGCTCGGCGGGATCACTCAGCGCTACGCCGCGATCAACATCCGCAAGTTCACCGTCCGTGCCACCCGGCTGGCCGACCTGGTCGGTCTCGGCTCGCTCACCCAGCACGCCGCGGCGGTCCTGGACGCGTCCGTCGCCTGCGGGCTCAACATCCTCGTCTCCGGCGGCACCCAGGCAGGCAAGACGACGATGCTGAACGCCTTGTCCGGCTCGATTCCCGGCAGCGAGCGGGTGATCAGCTGCGAGGAGGTCTTCGAGATCAAGCTGCCGATCCCCGACTGGGTCTCGATGCAGACCCGGCAGGCCGGTCTCGAAGGGACCGGTGAGGTCCGTCTGCGCGACCTGGTCAAGGAGTCGCTGCGGATGCGGCCCAGCCGGATCATCGTCGGCGAGGTCCGGGGCGAGGAGTGCCTCGACCTGCTGCTGGCTCTGAACAGCGGGCTGCCGGAGTTGAGCTAG
- a CDS encoding SigE family RNA polymerase sigma factor: protein MKATTDDFEEFARARTPQLYRTAWLLTGDKHHAEDLVQETLAKMFRAWRGLQRIDNPPAYAQTVLARTFISQRRRRSWSEQPVASMPERADRAGDPALRVSLQNALAELTPLDRAVLVLRFFEDRSVEQVALDLGKNAGAIRTRTSRALERLRAVLGADADHLIAL from the coding sequence ATGAAAGCTACGACGGACGACTTCGAGGAGTTCGCCCGAGCGCGGACACCGCAGTTGTACCGGACGGCATGGTTGCTGACCGGGGACAAGCACCACGCCGAGGACCTGGTCCAGGAGACGCTGGCGAAGATGTTCCGCGCGTGGCGGGGCCTGCAGCGGATCGACAACCCGCCGGCCTACGCGCAGACCGTGCTGGCCAGGACGTTCATCTCCCAACGGCGCAGGCGCAGCTGGAGCGAGCAGCCGGTCGCGTCGATGCCGGAGCGGGCCGACCGGGCGGGTGATCCGGCCTTGCGGGTCTCCCTGCAGAACGCGCTCGCCGAGCTGACACCCCTCGACCGTGCGGTGCTGGTGCTGCGGTTCTTCGAAGATCGCAGCGTCGAACAGGTCGCGCTCGATCTCGGCAAGAACGCCGGTGCGATCAGGACCCGAACGTCGCGCGCCCTGGAACGGCTCCGCGCCGTCCTGGGCGCGGACGCCGACCACCTGATCGCTCTCTGA
- a CDS encoding anti-sigma factor family protein → MKNLNDSLPELMRRATENLEPESTDLVERGMARGATLRRRRTALVSVSGAAAVLATAGIIVSGSQLFAKDTQPPAAGTTDKQTIRKTSGVAAKPPTRQETLNTLIELVPARFKVTKPETWGDDWGQGASVLINDGKGLSRLQVSVSAPGVDGNCFDPEPGTCLPRPDGSRVLIRKEEPTYQPDNNPGGVLANAVGVIRRGTESVSLYNFNAVQEKQTEKTRAKPALTIAELTAMADSKLWRFLPKPLPEPSGPVKPEPTSPGTSKPPVPVQETLQTLKQVLPKSLQVSQPGTWGGAPDDFNGAYYLVNDGKGLSRVEAFVSYEVPVAKKCTDERATTFCKVRPDGAVVGWSKNSPEYGDARQKKDGVLANTAEIHYPDGRFITLTSYNAVEQKGSRHTRPKPAVTAEQLLAMAGNKAWKFPGGKK, encoded by the coding sequence ATGAAGAACCTGAACGACAGCCTGCCCGAGCTGATGCGCCGGGCCACCGAGAACCTCGAGCCCGAGTCCACCGACCTGGTCGAACGCGGGATGGCCCGCGGCGCGACCCTGCGCCGCCGCCGTACCGCCCTGGTCAGCGTGAGCGGCGCGGCCGCGGTACTGGCCACCGCCGGCATCATCGTCAGCGGCAGCCAGCTCTTCGCCAAGGACACCCAGCCCCCGGCAGCCGGTACCACGGACAAGCAGACGATCAGGAAGACCTCCGGCGTCGCGGCCAAGCCCCCCACGAGGCAGGAGACGCTGAACACGCTCATCGAGCTGGTCCCCGCCCGTTTCAAGGTGACCAAGCCGGAGACCTGGGGCGACGACTGGGGGCAAGGCGCATCCGTGCTGATCAACGACGGCAAGGGCCTGTCCAGGTTGCAGGTCTCGGTCAGCGCACCCGGTGTCGACGGCAACTGCTTCGACCCGGAGCCGGGCACATGTCTCCCCCGCCCGGACGGATCCCGCGTTCTGATCCGCAAGGAAGAGCCCACCTACCAGCCCGACAACAACCCGGGCGGGGTCCTCGCCAACGCGGTCGGCGTCATCCGCCGCGGGACCGAGTCCGTCAGCCTGTACAACTTCAACGCCGTGCAGGAGAAGCAGACCGAGAAGACCCGCGCCAAGCCGGCCCTGACCATTGCCGAGCTGACGGCGATGGCGGACAGCAAGCTGTGGCGCTTCCTGCCCAAGCCGTTGCCGGAGCCGTCCGGCCCGGTCAAGCCCGAGCCGACGAGCCCCGGCACCAGCAAGCCACCAGTACCTGTGCAGGAGACGCTTCAGACCCTCAAGCAGGTACTGCCGAAGAGCCTGCAGGTCTCGCAGCCGGGGACCTGGGGAGGTGCGCCCGACGACTTCAACGGCGCCTACTACCTGGTGAACGACGGCAAGGGCCTGTCCCGGGTCGAGGCCTTCGTGTCGTACGAGGTGCCGGTTGCCAAGAAGTGCACTGACGAGCGGGCCACGACCTTCTGCAAAGTCCGGCCCGACGGCGCCGTGGTCGGCTGGAGCAAGAACTCCCCCGAGTACGGCGACGCGCGGCAGAAGAAGGACGGCGTGCTGGCGAACACGGCGGAGATCCACTACCCGGACGGTCGCTTCATCACGCTGACGAGCTACAACGCCGTTGAGCAGAAGGGATCCAGGCACACCCGCCCGAAGCCGGCCGTCACCGCCGAGCAGCTCCTGGCGATGGCCGGGAACAAGGCCTGGAAGTTCCCCGGCGGCAAGAAGTAA
- a CDS encoding GntR family transcriptional regulator, with amino-acid sequence MSTVQVSVDRTSRTPLHVQLAQQLEAAIQGGDLPVGSRLSNEVDLAEAYGLSRPTVRQAIARLVDQGLLVRKRGVGTQVVGNSGQVRRSLELTSLYDDLSAAHRKPQTEVLRFGIAPASPDVAAALQCELGDRVLRLERLRRADGEPLALMRNWLPPEVLDTDPNTLAERGLYELLRAEGVRLKVAHQTISAQPATTEQARLLMEEPGHPLLATTRITYDDHGRAVEFGSHLFRASRYAFEHTLVHR; translated from the coding sequence ATGAGCACCGTCCAGGTCAGCGTAGATCGCACCAGCCGCACCCCGCTCCACGTTCAACTCGCGCAGCAGCTCGAGGCGGCGATCCAGGGCGGCGACCTCCCGGTCGGTTCCCGGCTCAGCAACGAGGTGGACCTGGCGGAGGCCTACGGCCTCAGCCGTCCCACTGTCCGCCAGGCGATCGCCCGGCTGGTCGACCAGGGCCTGCTGGTCCGCAAGCGCGGCGTGGGCACTCAGGTCGTCGGGAACTCGGGGCAGGTCCGCCGCAGCCTCGAGCTCACCAGCCTGTACGACGACCTGTCCGCGGCCCACCGCAAGCCCCAGACCGAAGTACTGCGCTTCGGTATCGCCCCCGCGAGCCCAGACGTCGCTGCAGCTCTCCAGTGCGAGCTGGGCGATCGCGTACTGCGCCTGGAGCGGCTCCGCCGTGCTGACGGCGAGCCGCTGGCCCTGATGCGCAACTGGTTGCCGCCGGAGGTGCTGGACACAGACCCGAACACTCTGGCCGAGCGTGGCCTCTACGAGCTGCTGCGGGCGGAGGGAGTTCGGCTGAAGGTGGCGCACCAGACCATCTCGGCCCAGCCCGCCACCACCGAACAAGCCCGGCTCCTGATGGAGGAGCCGGGCCATCCGTTGCTGGCCACCACCCGGATCACCTACGACGACCACGGGCGGGCGGTGGAGTTCGGCTCGCACCTGTTCCGTGCGTCCCGCTACGCCTTCGAACACACCCTCGTCCACCGCTGA
- a CDS encoding TIM barrel protein, with the protein MRLAVCAEMVFTDLPFVERVERIHERGFDVEIWDHSGKDLDALIATGATFSSMTGYLSGSLTHDQDELLKTAEQSIEVARRLGCPRLNLHGTELGPGGLPVRPQYGVTGEMWLAAAKTLARLAELGAAHDVMFVLENLNTEVDHPGVPFARAADTLALVEAVDHPHLRLMLDLYHAQIGEGNLIALLRKAAPFLGEIQVADVPGRCEPGTGEINYQAVATALQELEYTGTVGLEAFAHSDSELALRRFATVFGGPSRLEEI; encoded by the coding sequence ATGAGGCTTGCCGTCTGCGCGGAGATGGTCTTCACCGACCTGCCGTTCGTCGAGCGGGTCGAACGGATCCACGAGCGCGGCTTCGACGTCGAGATCTGGGATCACAGCGGCAAGGACCTCGACGCGTTGATCGCGACCGGAGCGACGTTCTCCTCGATGACCGGCTATCTCAGCGGCTCGCTCACCCATGATCAGGACGAGTTGCTGAAGACGGCTGAACAGTCGATCGAGGTGGCGCGCAGGCTGGGCTGCCCGCGGCTCAACCTGCACGGCACCGAACTGGGACCGGGCGGGCTGCCGGTTCGTCCGCAGTACGGGGTGACCGGGGAGATGTGGCTGGCGGCAGCGAAGACGCTGGCGAGGCTGGCCGAACTGGGCGCCGCTCACGACGTGATGTTCGTGCTCGAGAACCTCAACACCGAGGTCGATCATCCGGGCGTCCCGTTCGCGCGGGCCGCCGACACGCTCGCGCTGGTCGAGGCGGTCGACCACCCGCACCTGCGGCTGATGCTGGACCTCTACCACGCCCAGATCGGCGAGGGGAACCTGATCGCGCTGCTCCGGAAAGCGGCTCCCTTCCTCGGCGAGATCCAGGTCGCCGACGTACCGGGGCGCTGCGAGCCGGGCACCGGTGAGATCAACTACCAAGCCGTCGCGACCGCGCTGCAGGAGCTCGAATACACCGGGACGGTAGGCCTGGAAGCCTTTGCCCACAGCGATAGCGAGCTTGCCCTCCGCCGGTTCGCCACGGTGTTCGGCGGTCCGTCCAGATTGGAAGAGATCTGA
- a CDS encoding Gfo/Idh/MocA family oxidoreductase, whose product MRTDHGLQVIRIALVGAGRIGTMHAGNIARRVPAAELAAVVDPRLDAAESLAARYDARPYGDLDDVLKDPEIDAVAITSIAKVHSELVVRAAEAGKAVFCEKPASLELAEMDRAIAAAEQAGIVFQVGFNRRFSADFAAARAAVVNGEIGTPQLMRSVTRDPGRPGGMPHAAGIKPWTIFRETLIHDFDTLLWLNPGAEPVEVYTRADALVAPQYKQDGLIDTAAVMLSFDNGAIATAEANFSALYGYDVRGEVFGSKGMVTAGRHATSPMLQYGEQGISQHTLRSDEEMFADAYVAEVSQFADAIRTGSAPPVTGTDARNALRVALAAMKSHEERRPVQLRELG is encoded by the coding sequence ATGCGCACCGATCATGGACTGCAAGTCATCCGCATCGCACTGGTCGGCGCCGGCCGGATCGGCACCATGCACGCGGGCAACATCGCGCGCCGGGTGCCGGCCGCCGAGCTGGCCGCCGTGGTGGACCCGCGGCTCGACGCCGCCGAGAGCCTCGCGGCCCGGTACGACGCCAGACCGTACGGCGACCTCGACGACGTGCTGAAGGATCCCGAGATCGACGCCGTGGCGATCACCTCGATCGCCAAGGTGCACAGCGAGCTGGTGGTTCGCGCCGCCGAGGCCGGCAAGGCGGTCTTCTGCGAGAAGCCGGCCTCCCTCGAGCTGGCCGAGATGGATCGCGCGATCGCGGCCGCCGAGCAGGCCGGGATCGTCTTCCAGGTCGGCTTCAACCGCCGGTTCTCGGCCGACTTCGCCGCCGCCCGGGCCGCGGTGGTCAACGGCGAGATCGGTACGCCGCAGCTGATGCGCTCGGTCACCCGCGACCCCGGCCGGCCCGGCGGCATGCCGCATGCGGCCGGCATCAAGCCGTGGACGATCTTCCGCGAGACGCTGATCCACGACTTCGACACGCTGCTGTGGCTCAACCCCGGCGCGGAGCCGGTCGAGGTCTACACGCGGGCCGACGCGCTGGTCGCCCCGCAGTACAAGCAGGACGGGCTGATCGACACGGCGGCGGTGATGCTGAGTTTCGACAACGGCGCGATCGCGACCGCCGAGGCGAACTTCTCCGCTCTCTACGGGTACGACGTGCGCGGCGAGGTGTTCGGCTCGAAGGGCATGGTGACGGCCGGCCGGCATGCGACCAGCCCGATGCTCCAGTACGGCGAGCAGGGGATCAGCCAGCACACGCTCAGGAGCGACGAGGAGATGTTCGCCGACGCCTACGTCGCCGAGGTCTCGCAGTTCGCCGACGCGATCCGGACCGGCTCGGCCCCGCCGGTCACCGGCACGGACGCCCGCAACGCGCTGCGGGTGGCCCTGGCAGCGATGAAGTCGCACGAGGAACGCCGGCCGGTGCAGTTGCGGGAGCTCGGATGA
- a CDS encoding LacI family DNA-binding transcriptional regulator, whose protein sequence is MSGRDRPATMEDVARMAGVSRALVSIVYRDAPGASAATRARVLAAGSELGYRPDHRARLLGRSRTRLLGVTFDVQAPFHGDLVEALYSAAEAAGYDLTLSAVAPSRQECRAVQSLLDYRCEALILLGPQLSGSALSTLAESQPVIVVGRKVRATGVDVVRTDDAAGSRLAVEHLLSLGHRQILHVDGVRASGAAERRTGYRTAMRHADLPARVQEGGRTEADGADAAKTFLNDAPPVTAVTLFNDRMATGFLDTIRQSSLRVPHDLSVVGYDNTTIAGLSHISLTTVAQNTAALAAETISTAHTRLTNAPTRPTPPIAPTLVLRSTTAPPSCRT, encoded by the coding sequence GTGTCAGGACGAGATCGGCCGGCCACGATGGAGGACGTCGCCCGGATGGCCGGGGTATCGCGTGCCCTGGTGTCGATCGTGTACCGCGACGCTCCCGGCGCGAGTGCTGCGACCCGCGCACGGGTGCTCGCTGCGGGTAGTGAACTCGGCTATCGCCCCGACCACCGGGCCCGCCTGCTCGGACGCTCCCGCACCCGGTTGCTGGGCGTGACGTTCGACGTGCAGGCTCCTTTTCACGGCGACCTGGTCGAAGCCCTGTACTCCGCTGCGGAGGCCGCCGGCTACGACCTGACGCTCAGTGCCGTTGCCCCGTCGCGGCAAGAGTGCCGTGCGGTGCAGTCGCTGCTCGACTATCGCTGCGAGGCGTTGATCCTGCTGGGCCCGCAACTGTCCGGCTCGGCACTGTCGACGCTGGCCGAGTCGCAGCCGGTCATCGTGGTCGGCCGCAAGGTCCGCGCGACCGGTGTCGACGTGGTGCGCACCGACGACGCGGCCGGCTCGCGACTGGCCGTGGAACACCTGCTGTCGTTGGGACATCGCCAGATCCTGCACGTCGACGGAGTCAGGGCCTCCGGCGCGGCGGAACGGCGTACCGGCTATCGCACGGCGATGCGTCACGCCGACCTTCCCGCACGGGTTCAGGAGGGCGGCCGGACCGAGGCGGACGGTGCCGACGCGGCCAAGACCTTCCTGAACGACGCTCCGCCTGTCACGGCGGTCACCCTGTTCAACGATCGCATGGCCACCGGCTTCCTCGACACGATTCGCCAGTCCTCACTACGGGTCCCGCACGATCTGTCAGTGGTCGGCTACGACAACACCACCATCGCAGGTCTCTCGCACATCAGCCTGACCACAGTCGCGCAGAACACCGCGGCCCTGGCAGCCGAAACCATCTCCACCGCCCACACCCGGCTGACGAACGCTCCGACCAGGCCCACACCGCCCATTGCCCCCACCCTCGTACTCCGCTCCACCACCGCACCGCCGAGTTGCCGTACTTGA
- a CDS encoding phytanoyl-CoA dioxygenase family protein: MTWLKPQDVRLDDLLAVLRTETDPADYPFAETIEQQVPLYDAPRIRKENPREVQAEFAKALGDGPGIVVLKGAFSKEAVDAATAEFRAMIDDQHRAGTAAGDHFAKPGANDRVWNALEKLAIRAPEVFAAYYSNDLLALVAKAWLGPAYQVTSQVNVVNPGGEGQTVHRDYHLGFQSDEVAAAYPAHVHQLSSVLTLQGAVAHCDMPVQSGPTLYLPHSHKYGLGYLAWRRPEFGEHFVAHHVQLPLSKGDAVFFNPALFHAAGSNHSPDILRMANLLQISSAFGRAMESVDRVRMAVTLYPVLRTLRHDDAFDLDNVIAASAEGYAFPTNLDRDQPIGGLAPQTQADLVRQALAEDWPDDLLRQALDEHAVRRRTDDI, encoded by the coding sequence ATGACCTGGCTCAAGCCCCAAGACGTCCGCCTGGACGACCTGCTCGCAGTACTGCGAACCGAGACCGATCCCGCCGACTACCCGTTCGCGGAGACGATCGAGCAGCAGGTCCCGCTGTACGACGCTCCGCGGATTCGCAAGGAGAATCCGCGGGAGGTTCAGGCCGAGTTCGCCAAGGCGCTCGGCGACGGTCCCGGCATCGTCGTCCTGAAAGGGGCCTTCAGCAAGGAAGCTGTGGACGCCGCGACCGCCGAGTTCCGGGCGATGATCGACGACCAGCACCGGGCCGGCACCGCGGCCGGTGACCACTTCGCCAAGCCGGGGGCGAACGACCGGGTCTGGAACGCGCTGGAGAAGCTGGCGATCAGAGCGCCCGAGGTGTTCGCCGCCTACTACTCCAACGATCTGCTCGCCCTGGTCGCGAAGGCGTGGCTCGGTCCGGCGTACCAGGTGACCTCCCAGGTGAACGTGGTGAATCCAGGAGGTGAAGGTCAGACGGTACATCGCGACTACCACCTCGGATTCCAGTCCGACGAGGTCGCGGCTGCCTACCCTGCTCATGTGCACCAGTTGTCCAGCGTGCTGACGCTGCAGGGGGCGGTCGCGCACTGTGACATGCCGGTGCAGAGCGGTCCGACGCTCTACCTGCCGCACTCGCACAAGTACGGGCTCGGCTACCTCGCCTGGCGGCGACCCGAGTTCGGTGAGCACTTCGTCGCTCATCACGTGCAGCTACCGCTGAGCAAGGGCGACGCGGTGTTCTTCAACCCGGCGCTCTTCCACGCGGCCGGCAGCAACCACTCCCCCGACATCCTCCGGATGGCGAACCTGTTGCAGATCTCCTCCGCGTTCGGCCGGGCGATGGAAAGCGTCGACCGGGTCCGGATGGCGGTCACCCTCTATCCCGTACTGCGTACTCTGCGGCACGATGACGCCTTCGATCTGGACAACGTCATCGCCGCGAGCGCCGAAGGATACGCTTTCCCGACCAACCTGGACCGGGACCAGCCGATCGGCGGGCTCGCTCCCCAGACCCAGGCCGACCTGGTCCGCCAAGCCCTCGCCGAGGACTGGCCCGACGATCTGCTGCGGCAGGCCCTCGACGAGCACGCCGTACGCCGCCGTACGGATGACATCTGA
- a CDS encoding Gfo/Idh/MocA family protein: MEPLRIGILGAARIAGRAIAEPARLTGARLVAVAARDAGRAEAFAAEHGVERVLASYQDVIDDPEVEAIYNPLANGLHGPWNLRAIAAGKHVLTEKPSASNATEAAEVRDAARARGVVLMEGFHYLFHPVTRRLQELLTKGELGELQHVESTMVMPPPDDDDPRWSLALAGGALMDVGCYALHAQRVLAPWGGGAPTLASARAGERKRLPGVDEWLNADLVFPNGATGAVRTSMAGENVDFSLRITGTRGEAFAPSFVLPHLDDRVMVKTKEDTWVERLGTKSSYAYQLEAFAAHLRDGAPLLTDADDAHATMELVDACYRAAGLQPRPISTIQ; the protein is encoded by the coding sequence ATGGAACCGCTTCGCATCGGAATCCTCGGTGCCGCCCGGATCGCGGGCAGGGCGATCGCCGAACCGGCCCGTCTGACCGGTGCCCGGCTGGTCGCCGTCGCGGCCCGGGACGCGGGTCGCGCGGAGGCGTTCGCGGCCGAACACGGTGTGGAGCGGGTGCTCGCGAGCTACCAGGACGTGATCGACGACCCCGAGGTCGAGGCGATCTACAACCCGCTCGCCAACGGCCTGCACGGGCCGTGGAACCTGCGAGCGATTGCCGCCGGCAAGCATGTGCTGACGGAGAAGCCCTCGGCCAGCAACGCGACCGAGGCCGCGGAGGTGCGGGACGCGGCGCGGGCGCGGGGCGTCGTACTGATGGAGGGTTTTCACTACCTCTTCCACCCGGTCACCCGGCGGCTGCAGGAGCTGCTCACGAAGGGTGAGCTCGGCGAACTGCAGCACGTCGAATCGACGATGGTGATGCCGCCGCCCGACGACGACGATCCACGCTGGTCGCTGGCGCTGGCGGGTGGCGCTTTGATGGATGTCGGCTGCTACGCGCTGCACGCGCAACGCGTGCTGGCTCCCTGGGGCGGCGGCGCACCGACGCTGGCGAGCGCCCGGGCGGGTGAGCGCAAGCGTCTGCCTGGTGTGGACGAGTGGCTCAACGCCGACCTGGTGTTCCCCAACGGCGCGACCGGTGCGGTGCGGACCAGCATGGCGGGTGAGAACGTCGACTTCAGCCTGCGGATCACCGGTACGCGCGGCGAGGCCTTCGCGCCGAGCTTCGTGCTGCCGCATCTGGACGATCGCGTGATGGTGAAGACCAAGGAGGACACCTGGGTCGAGCGACTGGGCACCAAGTCCTCCTACGCGTACCAGCTGGAGGCCTTCGCCGCCCATCTCCGCGACGGCGCACCACTTCTCACCGACGCCGACGACGCGCACGCGACGATGGAGCTCGTCGACGCCTGCTATCGCGCGGCCGGCCTCCAGCCACGGCCGATCTCCACGATCCAATAG